The following coding sequences are from one Mycolicibacterium aichiense window:
- a CDS encoding glycosyltransferase family 4 protein: MASTSEFVASTALALADRGAGVPLRELALVGLTAAIITYFSTGWVRVFATRVGAVAYPRERDVHLKPTPRMGGLAMYVGVVVAVFLASQLPALTRGFIYSSGMPAVVVAGGLIMGIGLIDDRWGLDALTKFAGQITAASVLVTMGVAWSVLYIPLGGVGTIVLDQVSSILLTLALTVSIVNAMNFVDGLDGLAAGLGLITALAICIFSVGLLRDHGGDVLFYPPAVISVVLAGACLGFLPHNFYRAKIFMGDSGSMLIGLMLAAASTTAAGPISQSAYGARDVFALLSPFLLVVAVMLVPALDTLLAIVRRTRAGRSPLSPDKMHLHHRLLQIGHSHRRAVLLIYLWVGIIAFGAAATIFFDPRYTGAVMLAAIVVAIVVTLIPLLRRRDDDYEGLYDSK; this comes from the coding sequence ATGGCCAGCACATCGGAATTCGTTGCGAGCACCGCGCTCGCGCTGGCTGACCGTGGTGCCGGTGTTCCGTTGCGCGAGTTGGCCCTTGTCGGGCTGACCGCCGCGATCATCACCTATTTCTCCACCGGCTGGGTGCGGGTGTTCGCCACCCGGGTCGGCGCGGTGGCCTATCCGCGCGAGCGTGACGTCCACCTCAAGCCGACCCCGCGGATGGGTGGCCTGGCGATGTACGTCGGCGTCGTCGTGGCGGTCTTTCTGGCGTCTCAGCTGCCCGCGCTCACCCGCGGCTTCATCTACTCCTCGGGCATGCCGGCGGTCGTGGTCGCCGGTGGACTGATCATGGGCATCGGGCTGATTGACGACCGGTGGGGCCTGGATGCGCTGACCAAGTTCGCCGGCCAGATCACCGCGGCCAGCGTCCTGGTCACGATGGGCGTGGCGTGGAGTGTCCTGTACATCCCGCTCGGCGGGGTCGGGACCATCGTGCTGGACCAGGTGTCTTCGATCCTGCTGACGTTGGCATTGACGGTGTCGATCGTGAACGCGATGAACTTCGTCGACGGCCTCGACGGGTTGGCGGCGGGGCTCGGCCTGATCACCGCGCTGGCGATCTGCATCTTCTCGGTCGGCCTGCTGCGCGACCACGGCGGCGATGTGCTGTTCTACCCGCCCGCGGTGATCTCGGTGGTGCTGGCCGGCGCGTGTCTGGGGTTCCTCCCGCACAACTTCTACCGCGCCAAGATCTTCATGGGCGATTCCGGCTCGATGCTCATCGGCCTGATGCTGGCCGCGGCCTCCACCACCGCGGCCGGCCCGATCTCGCAGAGCGCCTACGGCGCGCGCGATGTGTTCGCCCTGCTCTCGCCGTTCCTGTTGGTCGTCGCGGTGATGCTGGTGCCGGCGCTGGACACGCTGCTGGCCATCGTCCGCCGCACCCGCGCCGGCCGCAGCCCCCTGAGCCCGGACAAGATGCATCTGCATCACCGGTTGCTGCAGATCGGGCACTCCCATCGCCGCGCTGTGCTGCTGATCTACCTGTGGGTGGGCATCATCGCCTTCGGTGCGGCGGCCACCATCTTCTTCGACCCGCGTTACACCGGGGCGGTGATGCTGGCGGCGATCGTCGTCGCCATCGTGGTCACGTTGATCCCACTGTTGCGCCGCCGGGACGACGATTACGAGGGACTTTACGACAGTAAGTAG
- a CDS encoding L-threonylcarbamoyladenylate synthase: MTQVFDCADPDKRAEAIAAAAAAVKSSRLVVMPTDTVYGIGADAFDSGAVSALLAAKGRGRDMPVGVLVGSWHTIEGLVYSVPHSARELIRAFWPGALSLVVQQAPSLQWDLGDARGTVMLRMPLHPVAIELLRETGPMAVSSANLSGRPAATTSEEAQRQLGDLVQVYLDAGPSQEQAASTIVDLTGSTPRLLREGPISAAAIAEVLGTDVASLTP; encoded by the coding sequence GTGACCCAGGTGTTCGACTGTGCCGACCCCGACAAGCGCGCCGAGGCGATCGCCGCCGCGGCGGCGGCGGTCAAGAGCAGCCGGCTGGTCGTGATGCCCACCGACACGGTGTACGGCATCGGGGCGGACGCCTTCGACAGCGGTGCCGTGTCGGCGCTGCTGGCCGCCAAGGGCCGCGGTCGCGACATGCCGGTCGGTGTGCTCGTCGGCTCGTGGCACACCATCGAGGGCCTGGTGTATTCGGTGCCGCACAGCGCCCGCGAACTGATCCGGGCGTTCTGGCCCGGCGCGTTGAGCCTGGTTGTGCAGCAGGCGCCCTCGCTGCAGTGGGACCTCGGCGACGCCCGCGGCACCGTGATGTTGCGGATGCCGCTGCACCCGGTCGCGATCGAACTGCTGCGCGAGACCGGGCCGATGGCGGTCTCCAGCGCGAATTTGTCCGGCCGTCCGGCGGCGACGACCTCGGAGGAGGCGCAGCGCCAGCTCGGTGATCTGGTTCAGGTGTATCTCGATGCCGGGCCGTCGCAGGAGCAGGCCGCCTCGACGATCGTCGACCTCACCGGGTCGACCCCGCGACTCCTGCGCGAGGGGCCGATCAGCGCGGCCGCCATCGCCGAGGTACTCGGCACCGACGTCGCCTCGTTGACCCCCTGA
- the prmC gene encoding peptide chain release factor N(5)-glutamine methyltransferase, translated as MNRLRQAIDVATAALARAGIDSARIDAELLAAHLAGTVRGRLGTIDEPDADFFRRYHEIIDARRTRVPVQHLTGSAPFGPLDLTVGPGVFIPRPETEALLEWALAQRLPDHPTIVDLCTGSGALAIALATQRPQARVIAVDDDPTALGYARRNAESTAVELIEADVTVAGLLPELRGSVDLVVSNPPYIPVGAELEPEVADHDPAHALFGGDDGMAVIGPIARLAGGWLRPGGLLAVEHDDTTSELTVETISATDFFADITPHCDLAGRPRFVTARRVKESA; from the coding sequence ATGAACCGGCTGCGGCAGGCCATCGACGTGGCCACCGCTGCGCTCGCTCGCGCGGGCATCGACTCGGCACGCATCGACGCTGAGCTGTTGGCGGCCCATCTGGCCGGCACCGTTCGGGGCCGGCTGGGCACCATCGACGAGCCCGACGCCGACTTCTTCCGCCGCTATCACGAGATCATCGACGCCCGGCGAACCCGCGTTCCGGTGCAGCACCTGACCGGCTCGGCGCCGTTCGGCCCGCTGGATCTGACGGTCGGTCCCGGGGTGTTCATCCCGCGTCCGGAGACTGAGGCGCTGCTGGAATGGGCTCTGGCGCAACGCTTGCCCGATCACCCGACGATCGTCGACCTGTGTACCGGATCCGGTGCGCTGGCGATCGCGCTGGCCACGCAGCGACCGCAGGCGCGGGTGATCGCCGTCGACGACGACCCCACCGCGCTGGGCTACGCCCGCCGCAACGCCGAGTCGACGGCCGTCGAACTCATCGAAGCTGACGTGACCGTCGCGGGGCTGCTCCCAGAGTTGCGCGGTAGCGTCGACCTCGTGGTATCCAACCCGCCGTACATCCCTGTCGGGGCAGAGCTGGAACCCGAAGTGGCCGACCACGACCCGGCGCATGCGCTGTTCGGCGGCGACGACGGTATGGCCGTGATCGGTCCTATCGCGCGCCTGGCCGGTGGCTGGCTCAGGCCCGGCGGACTGCTGGCTGTCGAGCACGATGACACCACGTCGGAGCTGACTGTTGAAACCATCAGTGCCACAGACTTTTTCGCCGACATCACCCCACATTGCGATCTGGCCGGCCGCCCCCGATTCGTGACCGCCCGCCGGGTAAAGGAGTCAGCGTGA
- the prfA gene encoding peptide chain release factor 1: MTHATVEAVLTEHADLERQMSDPALHADAGNARRVGRRFAQLAPIVTTYRRLETARGDLDAARELAAEDASFAAEVPELEARVAELDAHLTDLLAPRDPHDADDIVLEVKSGEGGEESALFAADLARMYIRYAERHGWTVTMLDETWSDLGGYKDATLSIRSKGDSADGVWSRMKFEGGVHRVQRVPVTESQGRVHTSAAGVLVYPEPEDVEAVQIDESDLRIDVYRSSGKGGQGVNTTDSAVRITHLPTGIVVTCQNERSQLQNKARAMVVLAARLQALAEEQASADASADRASQIRTVDRSERIRTYNFPENRIADHRINFKAHNLDQVLDGDLDPLLDALAEADKQTRLQQA; the protein is encoded by the coding sequence ATGACGCACGCGACGGTTGAGGCCGTGCTGACCGAACACGCCGACCTCGAACGTCAGATGTCCGATCCGGCACTGCACGCCGACGCGGGCAATGCCCGCCGGGTCGGCCGCCGGTTCGCGCAGCTGGCCCCGATCGTCACCACCTACCGCAGGCTGGAGACCGCCCGCGGCGACCTCGACGCGGCCCGCGAGCTTGCCGCCGAAGACGCCTCGTTCGCTGCCGAGGTGCCCGAGCTGGAAGCCAGGGTCGCCGAGCTTGATGCGCACCTGACCGATCTGCTGGCGCCGCGGGATCCGCACGACGCCGACGACATCGTCCTCGAGGTGAAATCCGGTGAGGGCGGCGAAGAGTCGGCGCTGTTCGCCGCCGACCTGGCACGGATGTACATCCGGTACGCCGAGCGGCACGGCTGGACGGTCACGATGCTCGACGAGACATGGTCGGATCTCGGTGGCTACAAGGACGCGACGCTGTCGATCCGCAGCAAGGGCGACTCGGCGGACGGCGTGTGGTCGCGGATGAAGTTCGAGGGCGGCGTGCACCGGGTGCAGCGGGTGCCGGTCACCGAATCGCAGGGCCGGGTGCACACGTCCGCGGCCGGCGTCTTGGTCTACCCCGAACCCGAAGACGTCGAGGCTGTCCAGATCGACGAGTCCGACCTGCGGATCGATGTGTACCGCAGCTCCGGGAAGGGCGGGCAGGGCGTCAACACCACCGACTCGGCGGTCCGCATCACCCACCTGCCCACCGGCATCGTCGTCACCTGCCAGAACGAACGCTCCCAGCTGCAGAACAAGGCCCGCGCGATGGTGGTGCTGGCCGCGCGCCTGCAAGCCCTCGCCGAGGAGCAGGCCTCGGCCGACGCGTCGGCAGACCGGGCCAGCCAGATTCGTACGGTCGACCGCAGCGAGCGGATCCGTACCTACAACTTCCCCGAGAACCGCATCGCCGATCACCGGATCAACTTCAAGGCGCACAACCTCGATCAGGTGCTCGACGGCGATCTGGACCCGCTGCTCGATGCCCTGGCCGAGGCGGACAAGCAGACCCGGCTCCAGCAGGCATGA
- the rpmE gene encoding 50S ribosomal protein L31, giving the protein MKTGIHPAYAETTVVCGCGNSFTTRSTKDGGHITVEVCSQCHPFYTGKQKILDSGGRVARFEKRYGKRKTGETADK; this is encoded by the coding sequence ATGAAAACTGGGATTCATCCCGCTTACGCCGAGACCACCGTGGTCTGCGGTTGTGGCAATTCGTTCACCACTCGCAGCACCAAGGACGGCGGACACATCACCGTCGAGGTGTGCTCGCAGTGCCACCCGTTCTACACCGGCAAGCAGAAGATCCTCGACAGCGGCGGCCGCGTCGCCCGCTTCGAGAAGCGCTACGGCAAGCGCAAGACCGGCGAGACTGCCGACAAGTAG
- the fadD1 gene encoding fatty-acid--CoA ligase FadD1, giving the protein MAETVQQLLRQRLDDTTPAVKFGEQVWTWREHLDEAARQAAGLIAIADSDRPLHVGTLLGNTPAMLTAMAAAGLGGYVLCGVNNTRRGAALARDIVKADCQILLTDSAHRELLEGLELPGVQVFDVDSDEWSALLADAGELTPHREVAATDTFMLIFTSGTSGEPKAVQVAHMMVPFAGVALADRFGITADDVCYLSMPLFHSNALMAGWAVALNAGAAMAPAAFSASGLLADLRRYGATYMNYVGKPLAYVLATPEQPDDHDNPLRVAFGNEATDRDIAEFGRRFGCAVWDGFGSTEGAVIITREDDCPPGSVGRGFPGVAIYDPETRQECATAVFDEAGALANADEAVGEIVNTTGGGMFGGYYNDGNATDERLRHGMYWSGDLGYRDADGWIYLAGRTADWMRVDGENMAAAPIERIILRLPQVSQVAVYPVPDEHVGDQVMAAIVLADNAELTPAELEDFLAHQSDLSPKSWPRYVWIADELPATATNKVLKRELIIQGTKPRKGVLWTRAARSRSYAIA; this is encoded by the coding sequence GTGGCCGAGACCGTCCAGCAGCTGCTTCGTCAGCGCCTCGACGACACCACACCGGCGGTGAAGTTCGGCGAGCAGGTGTGGACCTGGCGCGAACACCTCGACGAGGCCGCCCGCCAGGCGGCGGGGCTGATCGCGATCGCCGACAGCGATCGGCCACTGCACGTCGGCACGCTGCTGGGCAACACTCCCGCGATGCTGACCGCTATGGCGGCGGCCGGCCTCGGCGGCTATGTGCTGTGCGGGGTCAACAACACTCGCCGCGGTGCGGCGCTGGCCCGGGACATCGTCAAGGCCGACTGCCAGATCCTGCTCACCGATTCGGCGCACCGTGAACTGCTCGAGGGCCTGGAACTGCCCGGCGTCCAGGTGTTCGACGTCGACTCCGACGAATGGTCGGCGCTGCTGGCCGACGCCGGCGAGCTGACACCGCACCGGGAAGTCGCCGCGACCGACACGTTCATGCTGATCTTCACCTCCGGCACCAGCGGCGAACCCAAGGCGGTTCAGGTCGCGCACATGATGGTGCCGTTCGCCGGCGTCGCGCTGGCCGACCGGTTCGGGATCACCGCCGATGACGTCTGCTACCTGTCGATGCCGCTGTTCCACTCCAATGCGCTGATGGCCGGCTGGGCGGTGGCGCTCAACGCCGGTGCGGCGATGGCGCCGGCCGCGTTCTCGGCGTCCGGCCTGCTCGCCGACCTGCGTCGGTACGGTGCCACCTACATGAACTACGTCGGCAAGCCGCTGGCCTACGTACTGGCCACACCGGAGCAGCCCGACGACCACGACAATCCGCTGCGGGTCGCGTTCGGCAATGAGGCCACCGACCGCGACATCGCCGAATTCGGGCGCCGCTTCGGGTGCGCGGTGTGGGACGGGTTCGGTTCCACCGAGGGCGCGGTCATCATCACCCGCGAGGATGACTGCCCACCCGGTTCGGTAGGGCGCGGCTTCCCCGGCGTGGCCATCTATGACCCCGAGACCCGGCAGGAATGCGCGACGGCGGTGTTCGACGAGGCCGGCGCGCTGGCCAACGCCGACGAGGCGGTGGGGGAGATCGTCAACACCACCGGCGGCGGCATGTTCGGCGGGTATTACAACGACGGCAACGCCACCGACGAACGCCTGCGCCACGGCATGTACTGGTCCGGTGACCTCGGCTACCGCGACGCCGACGGCTGGATCTATCTGGCCGGCCGCACCGCGGACTGGATGCGCGTCGACGGCGAGAACATGGCCGCCGCTCCCATCGAGCGGATCATCCTGCGGTTGCCGCAGGTCAGCCAGGTGGCGGTCTACCCGGTGCCGGACGAGCATGTGGGCGATCAGGTGATGGCGGCGATCGTGCTCGCCGACAACGCCGAACTGACCCCCGCCGAGCTGGAGGACTTTCTGGCCCATCAGTCGGACCTGTCGCCCAAGTCGTGGCCCCGGTACGTCTGGATCGCCGACGAGCTGCCGGCCACCGCCACCAACAAGGTGCTCAAGCGTGAGCTGATCATCCAGGGGACCAAGCCCCGCAAGGGTGTGCTGTGGACCCGCGCGGCGCGGTCGAGGAGCTACGCCATCGCCTGA
- a CDS encoding TetR/AcrR family transcriptional regulator — MTASADADSRQKSVQERLVDAAESCLRAKGIRATTVSEVAEAAGVSRGWLYRHYPDKASLLGAAIVRLNNAFWAESHQVLDGLDTFEDRLAVGVRLGRSAYDSPGALVMQLRRDEPEEFAACAGAGVQGLVPDLGRFWRPYLEAARDGGEIHADTDLDEAAEWVARVQITLGTVPGETIDPDDHAAVLRFMRRYVLPGLRMAPAAE, encoded by the coding sequence GTGACTGCCAGCGCCGACGCCGACAGCCGACAGAAATCCGTGCAGGAGCGGCTGGTGGACGCCGCCGAGTCGTGCCTGCGCGCCAAGGGCATCCGGGCGACCACGGTCTCCGAGGTGGCCGAGGCAGCGGGGGTCTCCCGCGGCTGGCTTTACCGGCACTACCCCGACAAGGCCTCGCTGCTGGGTGCGGCGATCGTGCGCCTGAACAATGCGTTCTGGGCCGAATCGCACCAAGTGCTCGACGGACTCGACACCTTCGAGGATCGATTGGCCGTCGGAGTGCGGCTGGGCCGCAGCGCCTACGACTCCCCCGGCGCGCTCGTGATGCAGCTGCGACGCGACGAACCCGAGGAGTTCGCGGCTTGCGCCGGCGCCGGCGTGCAGGGCCTGGTGCCCGATCTCGGCCGGTTCTGGCGGCCGTACCTGGAGGCGGCACGCGACGGCGGCGAGATCCACGCCGACACCGACCTCGACGAGGCAGCCGAGTGGGTGGCCCGGGTGCAGATCACCCTCGGCACCGTTCCCGGCGAGACGATCGACCCCGACGACCACGCCGCCGTGCTGCGCTTCATGCGGCGCTACGTGCTCCCCGGACTCCGGATGGCACCCGCCGCGGAGTGA
- a CDS encoding RsiV family protein has protein sequence MGTRSRRGAVLVATLAVGLTACGGSTNTSATTTATTAAVGSSGSAAASPTTEAPTKGVANKQTYSVTRSTAGDATTDGKGRWTLAVDTITGGDPRVAGAFNSAVHASADGQLEPVKRDADPDGTWTFETQPQIYFGGASVSELISGLYVHTPSAHPSSYVSTVVIDARSAKPITLGDLFIDKQAGLDKLSEQTKALLPAVSGVGPTPMPDEPGNAPTEANFANWIPTPAGLEIHFADYQFFHGTPTITVPWSALDGLLAPGMDALRQS, from the coding sequence ATGGGCACACGCAGCCGCCGGGGGGCGGTCTTGGTTGCAACTTTGGCCGTCGGTCTCACCGCATGCGGGGGTTCGACAAACACGTCGGCGACGACGACGGCCACCACGGCGGCCGTCGGCTCGTCTGGGTCCGCGGCTGCGTCGCCCACGACCGAGGCGCCCACGAAGGGCGTCGCCAACAAACAGACCTATTCGGTCACCCGGTCCACCGCCGGTGATGCCACCACCGACGGCAAGGGCCGATGGACATTGGCCGTCGACACCATCACCGGTGGCGATCCACGGGTGGCCGGAGCCTTCAACAGCGCGGTGCACGCCTCCGCCGACGGACAGCTGGAACCGGTCAAACGCGACGCCGACCCAGACGGCACATGGACGTTCGAGACCCAGCCGCAGATCTACTTCGGCGGCGCATCGGTGTCGGAATTGATCAGCGGCCTGTATGTGCATACGCCGTCGGCGCATCCGAGCAGCTACGTCAGCACAGTGGTGATCGACGCGCGCAGCGCCAAGCCGATCACGTTGGGAGACTTGTTCATTGACAAACAAGCGGGGTTGGACAAGCTCTCCGAACAGACGAAGGCGTTACTGCCCGCCGTCAGCGGAGTGGGGCCGACGCCGATGCCCGACGAACCGGGCAACGCGCCGACAGAGGCGAACTTCGCCAACTGGATTCCGACGCCGGCGGGGTTGGAGATTCACTTCGCCGACTACCAGTTCTTCCACGGCACACCGACGATCACAGTGCCCTGGTCGGCACTCGACGGTCTGCTGGCGCCCGGCATGGACGCACTGAGGCAGAGCTAG